In a single window of the Allobranchiibius huperziae genome:
- a CDS encoding 5-oxoprolinase subunit B family protein has translation MRLLPCGESAILVELDSTEERDALHDWLRSSRPAAVASYVPAHLTVLVVVVTPAQVPSVADWLRALTLSDPPARPTGAPEELVVEVTYDGADLRDVADHLGITPDEVVRRHTQQRWHVEFVGFKPGFGYLIGDSGGLHVPRRESPRTRIPRGAVALAGDYSGVYPSPSPGGWQLIGHTGQVLFDPDATPAARLTAGTVVRFVEVPARG, from the coding sequence ATGCGACTGCTGCCGTGCGGGGAGTCGGCCATCCTGGTCGAGCTGGACTCCACCGAGGAGCGGGACGCGCTGCACGACTGGTTGCGCTCGTCGCGCCCGGCCGCCGTCGCCTCATACGTCCCGGCGCATCTCACGGTGCTCGTCGTGGTCGTGACACCCGCGCAGGTGCCGTCGGTCGCCGACTGGCTGCGCGCCCTGACACTGTCCGACCCGCCCGCACGGCCGACCGGGGCGCCGGAGGAGCTCGTCGTGGAGGTGACCTACGACGGCGCCGATCTGCGCGATGTCGCCGACCATCTCGGCATCACGCCGGACGAGGTCGTACGACGGCACACGCAGCAGCGCTGGCACGTCGAATTCGTCGGTTTCAAGCCCGGGTTCGGCTACCTGATCGGTGACAGCGGCGGCCTGCACGTGCCCCGCCGGGAGTCGCCGCGCACCCGCATCCCTCGGGGCGCGGTCGCACTGGCCGGCGACTACTCCGGTGTCTATCCATCGCCCTCACCCGGCGGGTGGCAGCTCATCGGGCACACCGGACAGGTGCTCTTCGACCCGGACGCCACGCCTGCCGCCCGGCTGACCGCCGGCACCGTGGTGCGCTTCGTCGAGGTGCCTGCCCGTGGCTGA
- a CDS encoding zinc-dependent alcohol dehydrogenase, with product MRALTWQGTEKVSVETVPDPSIQAPTDAIIKVTSTAICGSDLHLYKVLGPFLHPGDVLGHETMGVVQEVGSDVHHIAPGDRVVIPFNISCGHCWMCERGLMAQCETTQVKSQGKGASLFGFTDLYGAVPGGQAQYLRVPQAQFGPIKIEGDGPDERYLYLSDILPTAWQGVEYAEVPDGGTIAVLGLGPVGQLATRIAHQRGLRVIGVDLVPERLDAAARFGIEVLDMSQSDDVAAELLDRTDGRGPDSVLDAVGMEAHGSPLLETAITAAGHLPDIIAKPFTDKAGVDRTAALITAMKGVRRGGTVSVSGVYGGEADPLPMMEMFDRGISIRMGQCHVKRWIDDLMPFVEDPADPFGLTELATHRPSLEDAPAAYEMFQKKQDGCVKVVLKP from the coding sequence ATGAGAGCACTCACCTGGCAGGGCACGGAAAAGGTCAGCGTCGAGACCGTGCCGGATCCGAGCATCCAGGCACCGACGGACGCGATCATCAAGGTCACCTCGACGGCGATCTGCGGATCCGACCTGCACCTGTACAAGGTGCTCGGGCCGTTCCTGCACCCCGGCGACGTCCTCGGCCACGAGACCATGGGTGTGGTGCAGGAGGTCGGCTCCGACGTGCACCACATCGCGCCCGGTGACCGGGTCGTCATCCCCTTCAACATCTCGTGCGGGCACTGCTGGATGTGCGAGCGCGGGCTGATGGCCCAGTGCGAGACCACCCAGGTGAAGTCCCAGGGCAAGGGCGCCAGCCTCTTCGGGTTCACCGACCTGTACGGCGCCGTGCCCGGCGGACAGGCGCAGTATCTGCGGGTGCCGCAGGCCCAGTTCGGTCCGATCAAGATCGAGGGCGACGGCCCCGACGAGCGCTACCTCTACCTGTCCGACATCCTGCCGACCGCCTGGCAGGGCGTGGAGTACGCCGAGGTCCCCGACGGCGGCACGATCGCGGTGCTCGGTCTCGGCCCGGTGGGTCAGCTCGCCACCCGGATCGCCCACCAGCGCGGCCTGCGGGTCATCGGGGTCGACCTGGTCCCCGAACGCCTCGACGCGGCCGCCAGGTTCGGCATCGAGGTCCTCGACATGAGCCAGTCCGACGACGTGGCCGCCGAGCTGCTCGACCGCACCGACGGCCGCGGCCCGGACAGCGTGCTGGACGCCGTGGGCATGGAGGCCCACGGGTCGCCCCTGCTGGAGACCGCGATCACCGCCGCCGGCCACCTTCCGGACATCATCGCCAAGCCGTTCACCGACAAGGCCGGGGTGGACCGCACCGCAGCGCTCATCACCGCCATGAAGGGCGTGCGCCGAGGCGGCACCGTGTCGGTCAGCGGCGTCTACGGCGGCGAGGCCGATCCGCTGCCGATGATGGAGATGTTCGACCGGGGTATCTCCATCCGGATGGGCCAGTGCCACGTGAAGCGCTGGATCGATGACCTGATGCCCTTCGTGGAGGACCCCGCCGATCCGTTCGGACTGACCGAGCTCGCGACCCACCGGCCGTCGCTGGAGGACGCACCCGCGGCGTACGAGATGTTCCAGAAGAAGCAGGACGGATGCGTCAAGGTGGTCCTCAAGCCGTGA
- a CDS encoding DUF664 domain-containing protein — MPAPGVHTENEDVALFLGAQIGAIRNAAYGLTEAQARETPCRSTLSIGGLITHAIYVMEGRLRRDAEGTRTTELTPEGFARFAGSFALAEDDTLEAALQRFDAAAEAYLASVRSADPDATSIEPPAPWDGVLEDTPTKERFYLLHHIEELARHAGHADIIREQIDGADGASLAAASEGRPANDFVKPWSPPG; from the coding sequence ATGCCGGCACCGGGAGTACACACCGAGAACGAGGACGTCGCGCTCTTCCTGGGCGCGCAGATCGGCGCCATCCGCAACGCGGCGTACGGGCTGACCGAGGCGCAGGCGCGCGAGACGCCCTGTCGCAGCACCCTTTCCATCGGAGGTCTGATCACGCATGCGATCTACGTGATGGAGGGCAGGTTGCGGCGCGATGCGGAAGGCACTCGCACGACGGAGCTCACACCGGAGGGTTTCGCCAGATTCGCCGGCAGCTTCGCCCTGGCCGAGGACGACACCCTGGAGGCTGCGCTGCAGCGGTTCGACGCCGCTGCCGAGGCCTACCTGGCCAGCGTGCGCTCCGCCGATCCCGATGCCACATCCATCGAGCCGCCGGCGCCCTGGGACGGCGTGCTGGAGGACACCCCCACGAAGGAGCGGTTCTACCTGCTGCACCACATCGAGGAGCTGGCCCGGCACGCCGGGCACGCCGACATCATCCGGGAGCAGATCGACGGAGCCGACGGAGCATCGCTCGCGGCCGCGTCCGAGGGGCGCCCGGCCAACGACTTCGTCAAGCCCTGGTCGCCGCCCGGGTGA
- a CDS encoding 5-oxoprolinase/urea amidolyase family protein → MAELEVLAVGPQALVEDLGRPGVAHLGVPASGAADRASLAQGNRLLGNPAGAAGIEVLLGGFACRADSPVLLALTGAPVAATLDDEPAPFGAPFAVRRGQRLTLSTPEHGMRTYLCVRGGLGGTRHFGSVAADPTSGLGTPPLAPGDRLSIGTASDEPTAGLAVAGVDTAGAPIEVRATWGPRQDRLTGRAARQLAEGVWTVSPQLDRVGIRLDGATLSLRSDEQLSSEGVVRGAVQVPPSGAPVIFLADHPTTGGYPVVAVVTDRDTDRLAQLRPGDRLRLRLRPVSWSTD, encoded by the coding sequence GTGGCTGAGCTCGAGGTGCTGGCCGTCGGGCCGCAGGCGCTGGTCGAGGATCTCGGCAGGCCGGGGGTCGCGCACCTCGGCGTCCCCGCCTCCGGCGCTGCCGACCGCGCCTCGCTGGCGCAGGGCAATCGGCTCCTCGGCAACCCCGCGGGCGCCGCGGGCATCGAGGTGCTGCTCGGCGGCTTCGCCTGCCGCGCCGACTCCCCCGTGCTGCTCGCCCTCACGGGCGCACCGGTCGCCGCCACGCTCGATGACGAGCCGGCGCCCTTCGGCGCCCCGTTCGCCGTACGCCGAGGCCAGCGGCTCACGCTCTCGACCCCGGAGCACGGGATGCGGACCTACCTCTGCGTGCGCGGCGGCCTCGGCGGCACCCGGCACTTCGGCAGCGTCGCCGCCGACCCGACCTCCGGGCTCGGCACCCCGCCCCTCGCGCCCGGCGACCGTCTTTCGATCGGGACCGCGTCCGATGAACCCACCGCAGGCCTCGCGGTCGCCGGTGTCGACACGGCGGGCGCCCCCATCGAGGTTCGCGCCACATGGGGACCGCGTCAGGACCGGCTGACCGGGCGCGCGGCCCGGCAGTTGGCCGAGGGCGTCTGGACCGTCAGCCCGCAGCTCGACCGGGTGGGCATCCGCCTCGACGGCGCCACGCTCAGCCTGCGCAGCGACGAACAGCTGAGCAGCGAGGGCGTCGTCCGCGGCGCGGTCCAGGTGCCGCCGTCCGGTGCTCCGGTGATCTTCCTGGCCGACCACCCCACGACCGGCGGGTACCCCGTAGTGGCCGTGGTGACCGATCGCGACACCGACCGGCTCGCTCAACTGCGCCCCGGTGACCGACTCCGGCTGCGGCTGCGCCCCGTGTCCTGGAGCACCGACTGA
- the rplQ gene encoding 50S ribosomal protein L17 produces MPTPTKGPRVGGGPAHERLILANLATALFEHDRITTTEAKAKRLRPLAERLVTFAKRGDLHARRRVLTVVRDKGVVHRLFTEIAPDMAERSGGYTRITKIAPRKGDNAPMAVIELVRETVNAKPKRAVVAEAEGATRRSAADKADDSAKTAEGKYGADSAAPLDGGASPDPEKFVVKGNEDSMKYHVEGSRWFESTVAEVWFTTPEAAAAAGFEPAGGEAAQAGAPEEASDASSESDD; encoded by the coding sequence ATGCCTACCCCTACCAAGGGCCCCCGCGTCGGCGGCGGTCCTGCGCACGAGCGGCTCATCCTGGCCAACCTGGCCACGGCGTTGTTCGAGCACGACCGGATCACCACCACCGAGGCCAAGGCCAAGCGGTTGCGTCCGCTGGCCGAGCGCCTGGTCACCTTCGCCAAGCGCGGTGACCTGCACGCCCGTCGCCGGGTGCTGACGGTGGTGCGCGACAAGGGCGTCGTACACCGTCTCTTCACCGAGATCGCGCCCGACATGGCCGAGCGCAGCGGCGGTTACACCCGGATCACCAAGATCGCGCCGCGCAAGGGCGACAACGCCCCGATGGCCGTGATCGAGCTGGTCCGCGAGACCGTCAACGCCAAGCCCAAGCGCGCCGTCGTCGCCGAGGCAGAGGGCGCCACCCGGCGTTCAGCTGCCGACAAGGCTGACGACTCCGCGAAGACCGCCGAGGGCAAGTACGGCGCCGACTCGGCCGCCCCCCTGGACGGCGGCGCGTCGCCCGACCCCGAGAAGTTCGTGGTCAAGGGCAACGAGGACTCCATGAAGTACCACGTCGAGGGTTCGCGTTGGTTCGAGTCGACGGTGGCCGAGGTCTGGTTCACCACGCCCGAGGCAGCAGCTGCGGCCGGTTTCGAGCCGGCCGGCGGCGAGGCCGCACAGGCCGGTGCGCCGGAAGAGGCGTCCGACGCCTCGTCCGAATCCGACGACTGA
- a CDS encoding ATP-binding cassette domain-containing protein, translating into MGHVDVNGIGYHLPDGRPLLGDVSLRVGEGAKVALVGPNGTGKTTLLRIISGEIQADSGAVTRTGGLGVMRQFIGKVGRDGTSATVRDLLVGVAPQLVAQAARAVDAAELAMMERDDEPTQMAYAQALVDWGEVGGYEAEILWDVCTVAALGVPYDKAQWRDVATLSGGEQKRLVLEALLRGPQEVLLLDEPDNYLDVPTKRWLESALNESPKTVLFVSHDRELLDQVATRVATLEPTGAGSIAWMHPGRFASYAQARIDRNNRLEELRKRWDEEQAKLKALVLMYKQKAAYNSDMAARYQAAQTRLRRFEEAGPPEVTPNEQKVTMRLTGGRTAKRAVICERLELAAGGTSSPSEILMRPFDLEIWYGERVAVLGSNGSGKSHFLRLLAAGGSDPDLEHQPVGDVQPDPVLHQGIARLGSRVRPGWFAQTHQHPALLRRTLLEILHRGDEHRDGMAREQASRALDRYELARSAEQTFDSLSGGQQARFQILLLELSGATLLLLDEPTDNLDLHSAEALEEGLAAFQGTVVAVTHDRWFTRGFDRFLVFGQEGDVYESDEPVWDERRVRRAR; encoded by the coding sequence GTGGGCCACGTGGACGTGAACGGCATCGGATATCACCTGCCCGACGGCAGGCCGCTGCTCGGCGACGTGAGCCTGCGGGTGGGTGAGGGCGCGAAGGTCGCACTGGTCGGGCCCAACGGCACCGGGAAGACCACGCTGCTGCGGATCATCTCGGGGGAGATCCAGGCCGACTCCGGTGCCGTCACCCGCACCGGGGGACTCGGCGTCATGCGCCAGTTCATCGGCAAGGTGGGCCGCGACGGCACGAGTGCCACCGTGCGGGATCTGCTGGTCGGCGTCGCCCCGCAGCTCGTGGCGCAGGCGGCGCGGGCGGTGGACGCCGCCGAGCTGGCCATGATGGAGCGCGACGACGAACCCACCCAGATGGCCTACGCCCAGGCGCTCGTCGACTGGGGTGAGGTGGGCGGCTACGAGGCCGAGATCCTCTGGGACGTCTGCACGGTCGCGGCCCTCGGGGTGCCCTACGACAAGGCGCAGTGGCGCGATGTCGCCACCCTGTCTGGCGGTGAGCAGAAGCGGCTGGTGCTGGAGGCGCTGCTGCGCGGGCCGCAGGAGGTGCTGCTGCTCGACGAGCCGGACAACTACCTCGACGTGCCCACCAAGCGCTGGCTCGAGAGCGCGCTGAACGAGTCGCCCAAGACGGTGCTCTTCGTCAGCCACGACCGGGAGCTGCTCGACCAGGTGGCCACGCGCGTCGCGACCTTGGAGCCCACCGGCGCAGGGTCGATCGCCTGGATGCACCCGGGACGGTTCGCGTCGTACGCGCAGGCACGTATAGACCGCAACAACAGGCTGGAGGAGCTGCGCAAGCGCTGGGACGAGGAGCAGGCGAAGCTCAAGGCCCTCGTGCTGATGTACAAGCAGAAGGCCGCCTACAACTCCGACATGGCGGCGCGCTACCAGGCCGCGCAGACCCGGTTGCGCCGCTTCGAGGAGGCGGGCCCGCCGGAGGTCACCCCGAACGAGCAGAAGGTCACGATGCGCCTCACCGGCGGCCGGACCGCCAAGCGCGCGGTGATCTGCGAGCGCCTCGAGCTCGCTGCGGGCGGCACGTCGTCGCCGAGCGAGATCCTGATGCGACCCTTCGATCTGGAGATCTGGTACGGCGAGCGCGTGGCCGTTCTCGGGTCGAACGGGTCGGGCAAGTCGCACTTCCTGCGGCTGCTCGCAGCCGGGGGCAGCGACCCCGACCTGGAGCACCAGCCCGTCGGCGACGTGCAGCCGGATCCCGTGCTGCACCAGGGCATCGCGCGCCTGGGCTCCCGGGTGCGGCCGGGGTGGTTCGCGCAGACCCATCAGCACCCGGCGCTGCTGCGACGCACGCTGCTGGAGATCCTGCACCGCGGCGACGAGCACCGCGACGGGATGGCTCGCGAGCAGGCGTCGCGGGCGTTGGACCGCTACGAGTTGGCGCGCTCCGCGGAGCAGACCTTCGACTCGTTGTCCGGCGGCCAGCAGGCGCGGTTCCAGATCCTGCTGCTGGAGCTGTCGGGCGCGACGTTGCTGCTCTTGGACGAACCCACCGACAACCTCGACCTGCACTCGGCCGAGGCGCTGGAGGAGGGGCTCGCGGCGTTCCAGGGCACCGTCGTGGCGGTCACGCACGACCGGTGGTTCACCCGCGGTTTCGACCGCTTCCTGGTCTTCGGTCAGGAAGGCGACGTCTACGAGTCGGACGAGCCGGTGTGGGACGAACGCCGGGTACGTCGCGCCCGCTGA
- a CDS encoding MFS transporter, with the protein MPPPADFTRRRVAVAGGFATQGLVFIALSTRLPAIQHRFHIGPGEFSALLLALVAAAGAGSLTAEQLAPRRGSATALRVGFTLMLLALPVVGFSHRLWLLAIGMALYGWALGMVDATTNMQGVTLEHAVGRPIMPTFHAAWTLGGILGTLLALALTHVSLGVAALVLALLPLAAIFLPYLRASGPFEAEPPTDLGPAGVEVPWRRILVVGAALVLFYMVDTAVTTWGPTYLDRTFGAPGGLVAVATLPYLVASLIGRGSGDRLAARFGATPLLRVGACLGAVGLAIVVLAPSSYVAMGGFVVLGVGVAVVAPLSFSAAASIAHEGSGLDPAAERARVDAVIARFNQFNYLGAVLGSVMTGAVGKDSLRYGFALPMVLILGIVPLARAFGRDAGSRGTTTGSQRAVEGAPRP; encoded by the coding sequence GTGCCCCCACCCGCAGACTTCACCCGACGCCGGGTCGCGGTGGCCGGCGGGTTCGCCACCCAGGGCCTGGTCTTCATCGCGCTCAGCACCAGGCTCCCGGCGATCCAGCACCGGTTCCACATCGGACCGGGCGAGTTCTCGGCACTGCTGCTGGCCCTGGTGGCCGCCGCCGGGGCCGGCTCCCTCACCGCCGAGCAACTGGCACCCCGGCGGGGAAGCGCCACCGCGCTACGCGTCGGTTTCACCCTCATGCTCCTCGCGCTGCCGGTCGTCGGGTTCAGTCATCGGCTGTGGCTGCTCGCGATCGGGATGGCGCTCTACGGCTGGGCTCTCGGCATGGTCGACGCCACGACGAACATGCAGGGAGTGACACTCGAGCACGCGGTGGGTCGCCCGATCATGCCGACCTTCCACGCCGCATGGACCCTTGGCGGCATCCTCGGCACCCTGCTGGCGCTGGCGTTGACCCACGTGTCCCTGGGGGTCGCCGCGCTCGTCCTCGCTCTCCTGCCCCTGGCCGCCATCTTCCTGCCGTACCTGCGGGCGAGCGGACCCTTCGAGGCGGAGCCGCCGACGGACCTGGGACCCGCGGGCGTCGAGGTGCCGTGGCGTCGCATCCTCGTGGTCGGCGCGGCCCTGGTGCTCTTCTACATGGTCGACACGGCGGTCACCACGTGGGGGCCCACCTACCTGGACCGCACGTTCGGTGCCCCGGGAGGACTCGTCGCGGTCGCCACGCTGCCCTACCTCGTGGCGTCCCTGATCGGTCGTGGGTCAGGTGATCGCCTGGCGGCGCGCTTCGGGGCCACGCCGCTGCTGCGGGTGGGCGCCTGCCTCGGCGCGGTGGGACTCGCGATCGTCGTCCTCGCGCCGTCCTCGTACGTCGCGATGGGCGGCTTCGTGGTCCTCGGCGTCGGTGTCGCGGTGGTCGCGCCCCTGAGCTTCTCCGCGGCGGCGTCCATCGCCCACGAAGGGTCCGGGCTCGACCCCGCGGCCGAGCGCGCACGGGTCGACGCGGTCATCGCGCGCTTCAACCAGTTCAACTATCTAGGTGCGGTGCTGGGGTCGGTGATGACCGGAGCGGTCGGGAAGGATTCGCTGCGCTACGGATTCGCCCTCCCGATGGTGCTGATCCTCGGCATCGTCCCGCTCGCCCGGGCCTTCGGCCGCGACGCCGGCTCCCGGGGAACGACGACAGGGTCGCAGCGCGCCGTAGAGGGCGCGCCACGACCCTGA
- a CDS encoding 5-oxoprolinase subunit PxpA, with translation MSATIDLNADLGESFGRWQLGDDDALLELVTSANVACGFHAGDPATLVRTCQAAAAGGVRVGAQVGYRDLAGFGRRFIDVSPQDLFADVVYQIGALDGIARTQGTRVAYVKPHGALYNTIVHHEEQAAAVVAAVRAVDESLPILGLPGSAVLAAARESGLRAVAEAFADRAYTADGVLVDRRRPGAVLNDAEAVAERVVAMVVTGRVRSIDGSDVEVTPDSVCLHGDSPGAVAMARAVRSALSTAGVRIASFLD, from the coding sequence GTGAGCGCCACCATCGACCTGAACGCCGACCTGGGTGAGAGCTTCGGTCGGTGGCAGCTCGGCGACGACGACGCCCTGCTGGAGCTGGTCACCTCCGCGAACGTGGCCTGCGGTTTCCACGCCGGCGACCCGGCCACGCTCGTGCGCACCTGCCAGGCCGCGGCTGCGGGCGGCGTACGGGTGGGCGCCCAGGTCGGCTATCGCGACCTGGCCGGATTCGGGCGCCGCTTCATCGACGTGTCACCGCAGGATCTCTTCGCGGACGTCGTCTATCAGATCGGGGCGCTCGACGGGATCGCCCGCACTCAGGGCACCCGGGTGGCATATGTCAAGCCGCACGGCGCGCTCTACAACACGATCGTGCACCACGAGGAGCAGGCCGCCGCGGTCGTGGCTGCCGTCCGCGCGGTCGACGAGAGCCTGCCGATCCTCGGGCTCCCGGGATCCGCGGTGCTGGCCGCGGCACGTGAGTCCGGTCTGCGGGCCGTCGCCGAGGCGTTCGCCGACCGCGCGTACACCGCCGACGGCGTCCTGGTCGACCGCCGCCGTCCCGGCGCCGTGCTCAACGACGCGGAAGCGGTCGCCGAGCGTGTGGTGGCGATGGTCGTCACCGGGCGGGTGCGTTCCATCGACGGGTCGGACGTGGAAGTGACCCCGGACTCGGTGTGCCTGCACGGCGATTCGCCGGGTGCCGTCGCCATGGCACGGGCGGTGCGCTCAGCCCTCTCGACAGCCGGGGTGCGGATCGCCTCGTTCCTGGACTGA
- a CDS encoding DNA-directed RNA polymerase subunit alpha — MLIAQRPTLSEEVVADNRSRFVIEPLEPGFGYTLGNSLRRTLLSSIPGASVTSLRIDGVQHEFTTIPGVKEDVTEIILNIKSLVVSSEQDEPVVMYLRKQGPGAVTAADIAPPAGVEVHNPDLQIATLNDSGKVEMELTVERGRGYVSAQQNKSADQEIGRIPVDSIYSPVLSVTYKVEATRVEQRTDFDKLIVDVETKNSMAPRDAMASAGKTLVELFGLARELNVEAEGIDMGPSPTDAVLAAHLSMPIEDLDLTVRSYNCLKREGIHTVGELVGRSEADLLDIRNFGAKSIDEVKEKLVEMGLQLKDSPPGFDASAIADRYDDDEDAPETDVSFAEDEQY; from the coding sequence GTGCTCATCGCACAGCGCCCCACCCTGAGCGAGGAAGTCGTCGCCGACAACCGCTCACGGTTCGTCATCGAGCCGCTGGAGCCCGGCTTCGGCTACACGCTCGGCAACTCCCTGCGCCGGACCCTGCTGTCCAGCATCCCCGGTGCTTCCGTCACCAGCCTGCGCATCGATGGTGTGCAGCACGAATTCACCACGATCCCCGGTGTCAAGGAAGACGTCACCGAGATCATCCTCAACATCAAGAGCCTGGTGGTGTCCTCCGAGCAGGACGAGCCTGTGGTCATGTACCTGCGCAAGCAGGGCCCCGGCGCCGTCACGGCCGCGGACATCGCGCCGCCCGCCGGTGTCGAGGTGCACAACCCCGACCTGCAGATCGCGACGCTGAACGACTCCGGCAAGGTCGAGATGGAGCTGACGGTCGAGCGTGGCCGCGGTTACGTCTCCGCCCAGCAGAACAAGTCCGCCGACCAGGAGATCGGCCGTATCCCGGTCGACTCCATCTACTCCCCGGTGCTGTCCGTGACCTACAAGGTCGAGGCCACCCGTGTGGAGCAGCGCACCGACTTCGACAAGCTGATCGTGGACGTCGAGACCAAGAACTCGATGGCCCCCCGTGACGCGATGGCCTCGGCCGGTAAGACGCTGGTCGAGCTCTTCGGTCTGGCCCGCGAGCTCAACGTCGAGGCCGAAGGCATCGACATGGGCCCCTCGCCGACGGACGCCGTTCTTGCGGCTCACCTGTCGATGCCGATCGAGGACCTGGACCTCACCGTCCGCTCCTACAACTGCCTCAAGCGCGAGGGCATCCACACCGTGGGTGAGCTCGTCGGACGCAGCGAGGCCGACCTGCTCGACATCCGCAACTTCGGTGCCAAGTCGATCGACGAGGTCAAGGAGAAGCTGGTCGAGATGGGTCTGCAGCTCAAGGACAGCCCTCCCGGGTTCGACGCGAGCGCCATCGCCGACCGGTACGACGACGATGAGGATGCACCCGAGACCGACGTCAGTTTTGCCGAGGACGAGCAGTACTGA
- a CDS encoding serine O-acetyltransferase, translating to MTASDGSVGPAIRPQDSMHRRLNTSLRIGYRLHERGHRRLGLAVDALNRLVFTADIPGRLALPDDVTFMHNGLGTIVDEHVVFEGPALIYQHVTLGYAVRWGGDDAVPTIGSHVIIGAGATVVGGIRIGSGSFIGAGAVVNFDVPDNHMVAPGRATMKPLEVPGAQKYWETC from the coding sequence ATGACTGCCAGTGACGGATCCGTCGGCCCGGCGATCCGTCCGCAGGACAGCATGCACCGGCGTCTCAACACCTCCCTGCGGATCGGGTACCGGTTGCACGAGAGGGGTCACCGCCGCCTCGGCCTCGCGGTCGACGCGCTGAACAGGTTGGTGTTCACCGCGGACATCCCCGGCCGTCTCGCGCTCCCGGACGACGTCACGTTCATGCACAACGGGCTCGGCACCATCGTCGACGAGCACGTGGTCTTCGAGGGCCCGGCCCTGATCTACCAGCACGTCACGCTGGGTTACGCGGTGCGCTGGGGAGGCGACGACGCGGTGCCCACCATCGGTTCGCACGTCATCATCGGGGCCGGTGCGACGGTCGTGGGCGGCATCCGGATCGGGTCCGGAAGCTTCATCGGCGCGGGCGCGGTGGTCAATTTCGACGTACCCGACAACCACATGGTCGCGCCGGGGCGCGCCACGATGAAGCCGCTGGAAGTGCCTGGCGCGCAGAAGTACTGGGAGACGTGCTGA
- the truA gene encoding tRNA pseudouridine(38-40) synthase TruA, which yields MRLRMDFGYDGSDFSGWAAQPGLRTVEETLAQAWGTILRQDAPRLTVAGRTDAGVHARGAVCHLDLDDASYEGLPARSPRTPADAAVRRLNGVLPRDVVVRRVQRAPEGFDARFSATSRRYSYRICDDPATLDPVRRRDTVLVKHPVDVGLMDAAAQNLVGLNDFAAFCKRREGATTVRTLLDYRWVREEDGTVAATVLADAFCHSMVRSLVGVVLPVGEGRREVQWPTQVLRERGRHPAVTVMPPHGLCLEEVTYPPDDELAARAAQSRRTRDPI from the coding sequence GTGCGGCTGCGGATGGACTTCGGGTACGACGGCAGCGACTTCTCGGGGTGGGCTGCACAACCCGGTCTGCGGACCGTCGAGGAGACACTGGCGCAGGCGTGGGGGACGATCCTGCGCCAGGACGCACCCCGTCTGACCGTCGCGGGGCGCACCGATGCCGGAGTGCACGCGCGAGGCGCCGTCTGCCACCTCGACCTGGACGACGCGTCGTACGAGGGGTTGCCCGCTCGCTCACCACGGACGCCGGCCGATGCCGCCGTGCGTCGCCTGAACGGGGTGCTGCCGCGCGACGTGGTCGTCCGCCGGGTGCAGCGGGCGCCGGAGGGCTTCGACGCGCGCTTCTCGGCCACCAGCCGTCGCTACAGCTATCGGATCTGCGATGACCCGGCGACCCTCGACCCGGTGCGGCGCCGCGACACCGTCCTGGTCAAGCACCCCGTCGACGTGGGTCTGATGGACGCCGCGGCGCAGAACCTGGTGGGCCTGAACGACTTCGCGGCGTTCTGCAAACGGCGGGAGGGTGCGACCACGGTGCGCACCCTGTTGGACTACCGCTGGGTGCGCGAGGAGGACGGCACGGTGGCGGCCACCGTGCTCGCCGACGCCTTCTGCCACTCGATGGTGCGGTCGCTGGTGGGTGTCGTGCTGCCGGTCGGCGAAGGGCGCCGGGAGGTGCAGTGGCCGACTCAGGTGCTGCGCGAGCGCGGTCGCCACCCGGCGGTGACGGTCATGCCACCGCACGGACTGTGCCTCGAAGAGGTCACCTACCCGCCCGACGACGAACTGGCGGCGCGGGCCGCGCAGTCCCGCAGGACGCGCGACCCGATCTGA